In the genome of Impatiens glandulifera chromosome 6, dImpGla2.1, whole genome shotgun sequence, the window ACAAAAGAAGCTATCAGATCGACTTGTAGAAGCAAAATTCACTGGGCAAGATCTTTATTGGCAGGCAGCCACCTCGACCGAGTTAGGTTGTCTTCTATGTTTGCAATCTGCCAAAGAAGATTTGCCCCGTGAATTCTTCTGCAAATAATTTTGAATGGAGGAAACAATATTCAACACAATGGATTGTAAATACACTAGCGAGTTAATTTCATTATTTGGTATGTTTTCAGACCACCTCTATAGACAGATGAACAAAATTTTCGATAAATTTTAATCTCATGTTTTTTTAATCTTGACTTTCAACATGTTGTGTTtgaattgacttttttttttataatatttcaacCATCGAATTGGGAAGAGCTATGACCAGGTTGCATGATTTTTTAATCAACATGCCCCCTTTTATCTATTTGTTTAGCCATGACCGAAATGTAagtaattagataaataataatttagtacaGTACTGGGTGAAAGATTCATTTTATTCGATCcgtattaaatataaattaataaagattgaatttgaattggattgaattgGGTAGGATTTAGATAATTcagtttaacatttttttatctacttacttaaatttcaatttattttactatttaatgttattatgcttaattaacttaatataaaagaatattattaatatttattcttataattaattttgtttatttataatagtattttatttacttGTGCTAAAAccaaattcattatattttaatattttagttaattaattaaaatttgatagtaaaaaatctgaagaaaaaataaacaaaatataaaaattttgattaacaaattgatgcggaaatatatatatatatatatatatattatattgaggtgaaatataatttagaaaaaaaaaattgaaacatatattttttatttagatagtttggatcATTTGGATATTGAATAATcctaatgaattttaatttaattttattcaatttgagCTTAATCTAATCCAAAATAAGTAATCTGAATTAGTATTTCGGATTCGGATCAAATTTGATTTCGGATTAATCTTTTCAATGCTCAACCCTATTTCcagtttatataaattatttttaaataatagtgtAATTGTGATCacgattattcattttattttgcttatttatttattttattttggaattaCTCTGAcctcaataaattaattaattatgttttttagaagaaaaaaacataaatataggACATTCTAGATATTGATCTAATATTAGTGTTGAAGTAGtctgactattggaattttgatgatgaaatgatgaatggattttatatgcgtctaattgtttttaatgcaggtgtattgaaatcaaatttcattagacttggttctaatgatgttcattagaccgatttggtattagatgcatggagttagacgtgatgTCTAACTAcagaagttagacgtgtagtctaactaagcagtaattagacgtgcactctaacttgtggagttagacgtgtagtttaatggactcgtaattagacgtgcagtctaactcgtggagttagacgtgtagtctaatggactcgtaattagacatgcagtctaactcatgaagttaaacgtgtagtctaatggactcgtaattagacgtgcagtctaactcgtggagttagacgtgcagtctaatggactcgtaattagacgtacagtctaacttgtggaattagacgtgcagtctaatagaaacgtaattagacgtgcagtctaactagtggagttagacgtgtagtctaatggattgtgaaagttagacgtgcagtctaactccttcagactaatctgaagtagaaccgtaattagacgtgcagtctaactcatgtagttagacatgcagtctaatagaaagagaaagttagacatgcagtctaactagtgaaagttagacgtatagtctaactccttcagattagtctgaagtgattgtaattagacgtgaagtttaatcccattagactaggtggtctaatggattctgttattagacggggacgtttgatttcattagacgaggtcgtctaattgaaatacgtctaatgtcttgcTTAAGTacttgcttgaagctagcacccgcttACCCACGTTctatagctgtacgctactcctgctccactttctagtgaagatcagtacgacagcccgatgcaaccaatcaaccaatgacacgtaagcgaatatcattcccactacttgttttgtaggtaaatctctgaagaatattcggcgcactacctgttgtgtacggctacaatccttgtatttagagtctgttgtgtactatggaggcgttccaatggaagagtgccacgtatcattatgaagattcgactgttggtacctgtgccttatttaaagattctaaaggacaacggataaTCTCTCGAGCATTCAATCTATCATTCGCATTCTGAGAAAAATCTCTGAGATCAAGcttttaaatattcaaactattagctgctttcctgattgtactgtatgttaatcaagagagagttagaatctaAGCgtcgttttagctgagtgatattcattatattgtaagttgaacagagtctgttttgttcaacagtgagttattcgtgcaaactgtatttgattcaaaacatattatagtgaatctttctggtggttagaagaaggggtgaagtaggagagtttgctccgaacatccataaacaaattgttgtgttgttcatttctgtcatcttctcattcttgatcataaactttaaaccttagtaaacatttccgcacttgattctattgaagtgtttacaagtgtttgcgtagaatagaaagtgaatcaaatccctaacaagatttctttcaaactttttttcatAAACCCTCCTCAATCGACAGACcccatctctattgataaagccgatcctatcaattaaaatattttatatccaAAAAATCAAATGTAGTAGTAtacaattaataaaacataccttccaaactaataatatatttcaagggataataataatgatatatttctAAGAGAACATAAATCACATCTCTAACATTTAAGTTGGAGGAAGAGTTATGATTAGGAGGGATCTTGTTAACTAATAAATTCAGAAAGAAAAAATCCCTCCCTTTCAAGGTACAATAATAAATGACTATTGATGGAAAACAATTTTTTGGTACATAAAGATTCATTAATTACAGATGGAATAGATTTGTTGCTAATATTTTATGACACCTCTTTAGTTGGAATGTAAGCTACACAAAACTTATATTAGCGCAAAATCTTGaaaaaattcacatttaatattttatgatgaatataataaatacataaaattttctaCTATGAACATAATCAACTAGACAAGATTTGGTTTATACAATTATTGTAGTAGAAGAAACTGTAGTTGTGGTAAAACTAAAAGAGTTATTTTCAGGCTCTTATAAGCATCGTCAAGTTTTCTTGTAAACCTAACGCATCAATTTGCATcggaaaaattaaattaaacgctgctaaatatattttatttttaaattatttttaaacaatatttttatatacataaatactatgtatttaaattaagattgtaaaaaaaagaataatattttgtatatatatttaagatgaTAGAggtatttatatgatttatctATTATAATTGATCCTTTACTTTCTAAGAGATTTGATTCCACATGTTGAAGGTTCAACAACAATATATGTTCCTTGATATGAGATCTTGAAAAGGATCGTTGTCAATAATTAAAGGTATAGAGTTGATTGAAACTTCGGTTTGTTACATGTACATCGATTGCGAGCATCAAAGAATTGTTGCTAGTTTCTTTTTGTCCAATCAATTACATATAGCTATGAGTCTAGTATAAGGAAGATCCTATAGCATATTCGATATCCATTTGTCCACACGAGAAACCAGATGCTTAATTGTAATTTCTCGGCTTTTCAAGGCTGAAAAGTCAACTCATTTGCGTCGACATGGTCTTACTTTACATTCTAATAAATGAAAACCctatgtttaatatattgttgTTATTGGTTGTGGTTATTACATcgtttccaaaaaaaaaaaatatttggaagTAATTACGCATGGTCTCAATTCTCAAACTGTttcttcttaatatatatatttgggatttgttaatatatatttttttgaatgttGAACAacattatattgtttttttcatGATTTCctttcaaatatgttttttggAAATGTAACTAGAGCAAAAGAGAAGGACCATGGGAAACAATCTATTTCATTGAACGGGTCAAAACAATTATCCGAATTATCCCTTTGATATTAGCATATGCCAACTCATTTATTTGTGTAGAATATTGTACAATGTGAAGAACAATAAAATGAATGTCACATTTGAGTTcagaaaaatgattaaaaataaatttaacgaTCAAGTAAGGTACTTATCTTAGATCTAAAGAAATGTATGATCTTAAATTTGCTTGTTTTGTTGAGGATTTAATTTGTACCATATATGAACACAATGTTCTAAAATGTTAGGTTTTGGCTTCAATATTATGTTAATTGTTTTTAGTATATCATTCcgacttaattatttttaaatattccgacttatttatttttgatttaaaaagttAGCATTATACATACATTTAAAcctaaaacattattaaaacttaatgtatttctataaaataaattaatatttgttttttctgatggaattatatatatgaataaaataaataccaaTCTCCATTTTTTGGCTTCACATCATATGTAATAATCAATCACCATCTCTTTCAGTCATATAAAAGAACCAGATTCTCATTCATGTCAGGAATgggtttaattatttatgatgaAATAACCCCAGAATTTATAGCCAAAGAACAATAAAACCTCTAAACTTTTAAAACGATCACTTAAACCTGCActcagtattttttttttttttgtgatattGCTTGATTCTATAGTTAAGATTTACTAATGGCAAAAACATTAATGTATTTGGTTCTGGTTTCATCCCCAGGTTGCCTTCAGGTAAACAATGCATACAAttacatatttgtttttcttcttattaataattttctaatgGGCTGAATATGACATCCCAAAAAGGGGTATATTCATAGTTCATACTCTTATAAATTGATCAAAAGAGGGAGCTGATTGACCTTGCAATTTGCAAGAGTAATGAAACAAAAACACATATCTAGACTTGGGCCTGGTTctctttgggttatttaaaaagcACACCAAATTCATTTTCTAATCAATCACTTcttaacaatcacatcactcatattattaaccaaaatacaaaaatatactctattttaaattattattttttattttatttataaatatcaatacccattaagtctttttaccaaaaataatcattattttctcaaaatcattaacaatcatccaatttttctctctcttgattttttaaaaaactcacaaccgaacaaggccttgCAGCATTCACTGAGAAGATCTCTATTGGCCGACAACTACCTCGAGGCTCAATCTGCATGATTGAGTTCCATTATCTTCTTGGTTTGCAATCTGCCAAAGGAGAGAATTCTTCTGAAATTAACCTTAAAGTGGAACGGGCAGTAACTAGCAAGTTTCATTATTCAACACAATGGAATGGGCAGTAACTAGCAAGTttcattattttgtatattattctcataatacttaaaaattttaggttaaaattatTCAGATTCAAAGTTGAATctcattaattgaaaatattattttgtttaagtatttaattaatttagatataataatttttttttgaaatatatatttacaaatttaacatataattttttataattcaattactTATGATAGTTCACTGTTAAAAAACCcattaatagtaataaaaaaataataaatgtttgttcCGCGTTTCATATTAAGGGGTAATATCAACAATTTAAAAAACTGTTAGATATAAaggggtcaatatcaaccgctcttaaaatgattatattaacTCAactatattaacaaaattttaaaatgtttgataTTGACTCACTCTATATCAACAGTTTTAAAAACTCTTGATATTGACCACATCTATATCAACCActttaaaaaccgttgatatagAGGGGGCAATATCAACGATTTTAAAATcgattaatgtttttaaaatggttgatatatATAGATGATTAATAGCAAACGGTTGATATAAATGAAATCAATATCAACTGTTTTAAAAACCATTGATATTGAAGTGATATAGAGGAGTCAATGTCgttattaaaatagttaaatatagaatatttttatatatatttttttaaattacaaatttagttaataatttataaattctatatttataccaaaaaatgtattattaaatttaaattatattaatatttatttttatatatgataatatattttaaatttaaaaacattatataaatttatatattatttaattaaataatatatataattaaattttaaatttaattaagaatataaattattttatatatatatatatatattaagtaatatcaataaaaaaaatgactgatatttcATGTTTGAGTAATGTCTACGGAGATTCTGTCAACGGATGTCAATTGCTTTTTGAAATGTTGTTATTACTCCATAATAACCATAAAAATGTTCAATATgatgttaactttttttttttttttttactattgttcttagaactttaaaaaaataatagagaaataatatatttattcattaaaatcttagaaatatatatatatatatatatatatatatatatatggttttaaATGTATCGgtattcatataataaaaaaaccaaatattattatgaatccTTATAAAATTCATTGATTCAAAATCAaagattttataattacaaaactaatcaaattcaatctcaaaatttaattagataCCAATAGTATTCAtgtactaaaaaataaattattattatatatatatatatatatatatatatatatatattcaaaattaaaattaaaagaactTGAATTATAACCTTTTTTTATTGTCTAAAAATTAGAAACAATAATTATGGTATTTATCAATGATGTTGGCTTAATAGGCTGTATATTTGTTAAAACATTGGTACAGAGATATCAAATTACACGAAAAATTGCAGTCGAGAAAATTTACAGaaatatagttatatttaaattagagcgagcataatataacatatattgtACAACAATAATCTCAATTAATGAACAATCTATTTATTAAGAAGTTGTACTCCATATTATgagtatttaaaagatattatctaaagtaggggtgttcaaccggTTAATTGATTAATCGATTTCTGTTAAGTCTAGTTTTAcctcttattttacaaattgattaatcaagcaaTATTAATATTGGTTTTACTGCTTCAAGTTTTACTAGTTCCGACCGGTTAAACAGTTTTAACTGGAAattgataattcaatttttaaattaagtattaaaattattatataatttttattcaaaatccTTGTTTGAAccatgttattattttattatcttattttttatatgatatagaatattataatactgttaaaatataatatattataataatatttcatcgtatattataaatatcttataatatattatattaatataacaatataatatattttaaaatgttttcatttttaaactaatacttatataaattatatatatattaaaaaaattcaatacaaattacaattttaaatttaaaaataactaatacatatattgattattaaatattatttataatatatctaatactttaaaaaaactaatataaacaataaaatataaataattaattaatcaattatcgATTTAACAGTTAAACTgctaaaaaaaatagttcaattgaaaacaaaattgtttaaccggtaaaatATCTGTTAACCAAAACTGTTTAACCAATAAACCGGTAAACTATTCGTTCGGTTATCAGTTTTTGAAAAGTCTTttagactttttatttttttgtaaatattaaattgagataaatatttatttttattttatatattgtattttatctatttttaagtGTTACAAACAGGACATTATTTTCATTACTAAAAtttcatttcttatttaatatataaataagaagtattcttattttacttataaataCCTTGTATAGAAAAGTATGAATTTAATAAGAAACTAGAGAATTTCATTgtgttagaagattgttgttacACAAAGAATGTTTGATTGTATTCAAGATTATCtttttgataagaaaaattatgacCATGACAAGTAAACTATTTGAATTAGAAGGtttgaaaaactcaaaatgAGCATATTCGAAGTTAGAAAAAAGAACGACTAAAGATTAAAATCAAAACTTAAATAGCAAAAAGTCTAAGAATTCATTTTAGTTAACtagaattattataattttataattttcaaaatgtggTTGTGCCGGAGTGGTTATCGGGCATGACTAGAAATCATTTGTGCTTTGTCCGCGTAGGTTTGAATCCTGTTGACCACAATTAATATCTCTTtccaaaattttagtttaaactGGTGTAAactataataatgaaaattttatgtaactattttttttttagattatgtCATGATTTACCAAAAACTTGTTTTCAgcttttatttgatttcatttacaTTTATAATGAATCaagaaagttatatatattttatttttatttcctatcaacaaaatatattatgtaaaatgaataatattaataattttatatatcttattgGATTCAtacaaatatttcttttattggaaaaaataaattcacataaaaaatattataaccaTACTATCAATATACGTACATTGAAAAAAAGATTCATTAAAGATATTCTAATTGAAcattactatatataaatatattaacctaTTTAAATCTTCCAAAGCTCAATACAATCAAGCCATACACATAGAATTTCCAtcaataaaaaagaagaaaaaagaatagTTCATAGTAGTTATGTCTTTTCGAATAAAACTAGTATTTTCGATTTTCGTTCTCTCTTCTTTCGTGTTTAATGTATCAGCAATTTCTAGTGAAGCCACGTGGTATGGATCTCCCGATGGTGCTGGGAGCGACGGTAATAAAtccatgttttatttttttcaccaaGTAAATTGttttatgtttcaaattttgggaatataatagttttatttttcacaatttATAATGCGAAGGTGGAGCGTGTGGATTTTGTGATGCTGTTGAAACGACATATGGAAAGTATATAACCGCAGTTGGTAACGGCCTATATAAAGGTGGCAAAGGATGCGGCGCATGTTATGAGGTTAATTTTTATCGAGTCAAATAAATTAAGTCTGAATGTTTATAAgagattgatttatttttttcaatattcacACAGGTGAAATGCTTGTCACATTCAGCATGCTCTGGAAATTCAATAAATGTGGTTGTTTCTGATCAATGTCCAGGGTGTGATCCGTATCAATTTGATCTTAGTGGCACTTCTTTTGGAGCCCTTGCATCTAATGGGGCTTCCAATCAACTCCGCGGTGCTGGTCGCATTCAAATCGAATACCAAAAgtacttaataataataataaagtaacatataaaatcatgaaaaaattattaattatatatataattgtgtgTGTAGGGTTCCATGTAAATATAATGGGGAAACAATAAAATTTGTAGTGGATAATGGATCGAATCCATATTATATAGCGGTAAATGTTATGGAGGTAGGTGGAGATGGTGACCTAGAAAATGTGGAGATTCAACACGGGTCCAATCCGTTTATGGCTGCCCGTTTGGTTTTTGGAGCCACATGGGGGGTCAACTCGTTCATGCCTGGTCCATTGTCGATTCGACTTACCACAAGTTTGGGAAAGTCTATTGTTGCTCAAAATGTTATTCCGGAAGGTTGGCAGCCCGGCGCGACGTATAGTTCTAATGTCCAATTTTAAAGGATAGTTtcaacattataaatattttttaaactattttaacaaGGAATATTGTTCTATAATTGGACATTAGAATAAATATGATGATTTAGTAAGAACAACCATTTTTttacagttttatttatttattagtattatttgtttggattggattggattcgGTACTTATATATACTAAGTGAATATTCATTTGGAATCAAATTAGGCTAAAAATGTTCTAATTAAGTACTACTATGTTCcatttattgaatatattagattgcttaattatttttataaataaattttaatgaaatgatatatCTCAatctcattttataaatttatagttGATTGAAAATAGTTATAGGAGTAACAAAAAGTCAACATATAGAATGGATCAACAACGACGGTTGAATTATAATGGATGATAATGGTGGACAGAAAAGCGTCACTAAAAATCAAAAGCTAACGGTAAATTGATCTGTCACTATAGATTTCTTCGATAGAAATTACTTTTGGGTTAATAGACGGAAAATTAACTTTCGCTATTTCCCACATTTACTAGCGACGAAATCAataaagtggtatcagagcgatgATGTCTTTGATGTTCCAATATCTGTGTCTTACGAAGAATAAATATGATAGTTTGTTTATCCGAGTAAAGACGTTACTTGATTCCCAAGGTACATAGGAAATTATCAGCGATGGAATTGTCGAACCTGACGAGAAAGTGGTGTTAGCCTTGATTCAAGCATTCGAGAAAAAGAAGTATTAGCATGACTTTTCTATAATCCATCAGTTTCTGGATGATGATACTTTTGATAATGTAGCAAATGTCTCCACATCAAAGGAGACATGGGgaattctaaaaaattatcatagAGGAGTTGTTAGGGTAAAAAGAGTGTGGATTCAGATTTTACGAGGAGAATTTGCAGCTCTTCATCAGGAAGAATCAGAGTCTATTTCAAACTATTTCACGTAAATCTTATCTATCGTCAGTTGGATGATGCGAAATGACGAGAGAATTGAAGACGTTCGAGTAATCGAGAAAATTTTACGATCTCTACAACAATGATTTGACCATGTAGTGGTTACAATAGAAGATAATAgagatttaaataaactctcAATCTATGAATTAAATGGATCGTTACGGGTGCACGAGTAACAGATGAACAAGGATTCGTTTGCGAAAAGGGGAGTGTAGTTTATTGAGGCCGTGATGGAGGTCAAGGTTATTCTCGTGGTGGTGGTCGTGGACGTGAAAGGAATCCATACATCGAGAGAGCAAATGATGAAATCCTCGAGGAAATCCGAGAAGCGGtggaggaagagaaagaggatGCAAATGTGGACAAGGAAGTGACGAATACGAGAATATATAAGAAAAGTCACATGTTTAGTGCTACAATTGTCACAAATTGGGTCATTATGCTCATAACTGTTGGTACACTAAGGATGCGAAAGTAGAAGTTAGTCTAGTAGAAGAGAAAGAAACGGAggaattaatattgttattggCGCTAAATTAAGAAGCTATTGGAGGAGAAAGTCTAGTAGAACAAATTGTTGCATCAACAGGTGTGTTGCGCTAACAGCCGAGTATCCAACAACAGTGTTGCGCCAATAGTTGTGTTGCGCTAACAGTCAAGTAGCGAACAACAGTGTTGTGCCAACAGCAGCGTTCGCTATCAGTAGTCTTCCACAACCAGCTTAATACGCCAAAAATATACAACTGCCATGTACACGATTATTACACTAGCTCACGTAGTACTATCTAGTATACCACGTTCTACCGAATATTCCGCGCACTACAATCCCATACGCCACgttctaataaattatattcttatGCGCACTATCCCGTACACCTGGCGTACAACCATCAAAAAGCTGACATGTATCTACAAATTAGATTCAACCATTGCTACGCTTCAAATATAATAAGGGTTCAGAATACAACGGCAAATCCTCTAGATCGATCTCTGAACTTGATCTTTGGattgctctctctctctcgctcGCTTTTAAGCATACAC includes:
- the LOC124943224 gene encoding expansin-B15-like; translation: MSFRIKLVFSIFVLSSFVFNVSAISSEATWYGSPDGAGSDGGACGFCDAVETTYGKYITAVGNGLYKGGKGCGACYEVKCLSHSACSGNSINVVVSDQCPGCDPYQFDLSGTSFGALASNGASNQLRGAGRIQIEYQKVPCKYNGETIKFVVDNGSNPYYIAVNVMEVGGDGDLENVEIQHGSNPFMAARLVFGATWGVNSFMPGPLSIRLTTSLGKSIVAQNVIPEGYSRGGGRGRERNPYIERANDEILEEIREAVEEEKEDANVDKEVTNTRIYKKSHMFSATIVTNWVIMLITVGTLRMRK